Proteins from one Amycolatopsis benzoatilytica AK 16/65 genomic window:
- a CDS encoding DUF3311 domain-containing protein has product MAGPRPSHPHRWLLVLPFVWQVALVPVVNDVPLTPLHLPFPMVWQLAGIVLTSAVIGLVFRLDRRAGVEQEEAEFLARTAGELQ; this is encoded by the coding sequence ATGGCCGGTCCCCGCCCCTCGCACCCGCATCGTTGGCTGCTGGTCCTGCCGTTCGTCTGGCAGGTCGCGCTCGTGCCGGTGGTCAACGACGTCCCGCTCACGCCACTGCACCTGCCTTTCCCGATGGTCTGGCAGCTGGCCGGAATCGTGCTGACCTCGGCGGTGATCGGCCTGGTGTTCCGCCTCGACCGGCGCGCCGGAGTCGAGCAGGAAGAAGCCGAGTTCCTCGCGCGGACGGCAGGTGAGCTGCAATGA
- a CDS encoding sodium:solute symporter family protein, which produces MTLALALIVVLATVAGAVGFGRTSRTTTLAGWAVGGRRFGSVLFWFLNAGEVYTTFAVLGISGYAWALGAPAYLAFTSVSLSYAIGYWLMPKIWRAGRQHGLLTQADFVAARFGAKWLGVVTGLVGIAALVVYVQIQLVSLSLVVRLTLGSAVSPTAAVVLGALLMLAFVVLAGLRSAAFSAAVKDVLMVVVVVLLSVTVASKVGATSPLDVFRLVDQQHPGIGKFPGLDPTSPTTSTWLMTSALNVALGNWVFPHLFQVSYAAKSGTSIRRNAIWQPLYSLAYFFIILLGFAALLAGTKPANGSMNGALLQFVSDKYPAWLVGIVAGTAFLLALAPGSVLLLTAGSIFARNVVAPAAPRLSDRGQLLVSRGSTAVFAAVAVWLTIGDGKSLVDILLYAYSAIGMLAPAVFLGFLWRRATAIGVLAGIVAGFVALLAPFAKDFWAAQLPEWEPGLIAMAINLAVLVGVSLITPKPAARAIEVGLGEPGPAAKEVAV; this is translated from the coding sequence ATGACACTCGCTCTCGCCCTCATCGTCGTGCTGGCCACCGTCGCGGGCGCCGTCGGCTTCGGCCGCACCTCCCGGACGACGACGCTGGCCGGCTGGGCCGTCGGCGGCCGCCGCTTCGGCTCGGTGCTGTTCTGGTTCCTCAACGCGGGCGAGGTCTACACGACCTTCGCGGTGCTCGGGATCTCCGGCTACGCCTGGGCTCTCGGCGCCCCCGCCTACCTGGCGTTCACGTCGGTGTCGCTGAGCTACGCGATCGGCTACTGGCTGATGCCGAAAATCTGGCGGGCGGGCCGGCAACACGGGCTGCTCACCCAAGCGGACTTCGTGGCGGCGCGATTCGGAGCGAAGTGGCTGGGCGTGGTGACCGGCCTCGTCGGCATCGCCGCGCTGGTCGTCTACGTGCAGATCCAGCTGGTGAGCCTCAGTCTCGTCGTCCGGCTGACGCTCGGCTCGGCGGTGTCGCCGACCGCCGCGGTCGTGCTCGGCGCGCTGCTCATGCTCGCGTTCGTCGTCCTGGCCGGGCTGCGGTCGGCCGCGTTTTCGGCTGCGGTCAAGGACGTGCTGATGGTCGTGGTAGTCGTGCTGCTGTCGGTCACCGTGGCGTCGAAGGTCGGCGCGACCTCCCCGCTGGACGTCTTCCGGCTCGTCGACCAGCAGCACCCGGGGATCGGCAAGTTCCCCGGCCTGGACCCGACCTCGCCGACCACCTCGACCTGGCTGATGACGTCCGCGCTCAATGTCGCGCTCGGCAACTGGGTGTTCCCGCACCTGTTCCAGGTTTCGTACGCGGCGAAGAGCGGAACTTCCATCCGCCGCAACGCGATCTGGCAGCCGCTGTACTCGCTCGCCTATTTCTTCATCATCCTGCTCGGCTTCGCCGCGCTGCTCGCCGGAACCAAGCCGGCGAACGGCAGCATGAACGGCGCGCTGCTGCAGTTCGTTTCGGACAAGTACCCGGCCTGGCTGGTGGGCATCGTGGCCGGCACGGCGTTCCTGCTCGCGCTCGCGCCCGGTTCGGTGCTGCTGCTCACCGCCGGCTCCATCTTCGCCCGGAACGTGGTGGCGCCGGCCGCCCCGCGGCTCTCGGACCGTGGCCAGCTGCTCGTCTCTCGCGGGTCCACCGCGGTCTTCGCGGCGGTCGCGGTGTGGCTGACCATCGGCGATGGCAAGTCCTTAGTGGACATTCTGCTGTACGCCTACTCCGCGATCGGCATGCTCGCGCCCGCGGTCTTCCTCGGCTTCCTGTGGCGGCGGGCGACCGCGATCGGCGTGCTGGCCGGGATCGTCGCCGGGTTCGTGGCCTTGCTCGCGCCGTTCGCGAAGGACTTCTGGGCCGCGCAGCTGCCGGAGTGGGAACCGGGACTGATCGCGATGGCGATCAACCTGGCGGTGCTGGTCGGGGTAAGCCTGATAACGCCGAAACCGGCGGCGCGGGCGATCGAAGTGGGGCTCGGGGAACCCGGGCCGGCCGCGAAGGAGGTGGCGGTGTGA
- a CDS encoding TIGR04076 family protein: MSEPVTELYDLRVVVDRIEGRSVCGLRVGDSFELVHSAQLKIPAGKHFCVFALQSVLPLLPAKQRQLPEGDWLERDTLVCCPDPEERVVMRIERTGRTVLRTEDLT, from the coding sequence GTGAGCGAACCGGTGACCGAACTGTACGACCTTCGAGTGGTCGTGGACCGGATCGAAGGCCGGTCGGTGTGCGGCCTGCGGGTCGGCGATTCGTTCGAGCTCGTGCACAGCGCACAGCTGAAAATCCCGGCGGGCAAACACTTCTGCGTGTTCGCGCTGCAGTCCGTGCTGCCGCTGCTGCCGGCGAAACAGCGGCAGCTGCCCGAAGGCGACTGGCTCGAGCGCGACACGCTCGTGTGCTGTCCCGATCCCGAGGAACGCGTCGTGATGCGGATCGAACGCACCGGACGGACCGTCCTGCGCACGGAGGACCTCACGTGA
- a CDS encoding LLM class flavin-dependent oxidoreductase, translated as MSEIGLGLQSDKRPGDYARLARLAEDCGFDVLSVFGDLLYQPPIVPLLEMAAATSRVRLGAACWNPYTNHPYEIAGQVAALDAVSGGRAYLGLARGSWLGGIGVEQTRPVTTVLEAAAVVRALLAGEDFAGSVFRLAPGTRLRYPVRRKQIPLLVGAWGPRLAAAAGRVADEVKIGGTANPKMVGVLRERLGNPDVGIVAGAVTVVAEDSRAARARARREVAMYLDVVAGLDPTAAVPADLLARIREHLARGDEAAAGALIPDDVLDLFAFSGTPEEIAQQAQQLLDAGAARVEFGTPHGLADDEGVALLGRRVLPLLR; from the coding sequence GTGAGCGAAATCGGGCTCGGCCTGCAAAGCGACAAACGCCCCGGCGATTACGCACGGCTCGCCCGGCTGGCCGAGGACTGCGGGTTCGACGTGCTGAGCGTCTTCGGCGACCTGCTGTACCAGCCACCGATCGTGCCTCTGCTGGAAATGGCGGCGGCGACCAGCCGGGTGCGGCTCGGTGCCGCGTGCTGGAACCCCTACACCAACCATCCGTACGAGATCGCCGGCCAAGTCGCGGCACTGGACGCGGTTTCGGGCGGCCGCGCCTACCTCGGCCTGGCGCGCGGGTCGTGGCTGGGCGGAATCGGAGTGGAGCAGACCCGTCCGGTCACGACCGTGCTGGAGGCGGCCGCCGTCGTGCGCGCCCTGCTGGCCGGGGAGGACTTCGCGGGCTCGGTGTTCCGGCTCGCTCCGGGCACCCGGCTGCGCTATCCCGTACGGCGGAAGCAGATCCCGCTGCTGGTCGGTGCTTGGGGACCGCGGCTGGCGGCGGCCGCGGGCCGGGTCGCCGACGAGGTGAAGATCGGCGGCACCGCCAATCCGAAGATGGTCGGAGTGCTGCGGGAGCGCCTCGGCAACCCCGACGTCGGCATCGTCGCGGGCGCGGTCACCGTGGTCGCCGAGGATTCCCGGGCGGCCCGCGCCCGGGCCCGGCGCGAAGTGGCGATGTATCTCGACGTCGTCGCCGGCCTCGACCCGACGGCGGCGGTGCCCGCCGATCTGCTGGCCCGGATCCGCGAGCACCTGGCTCGCGGGGACGAGGCGGCGGCGGGCGCGTTGATCCCGGACGACGTGCTGGACCTGTTCGCCTTCTCCGGCACCCCGGAAGAGATCGCGCAGCAGGCGCAGCAGCTCCTGGACGCCGGGGCGGCCCGGGTGGAGTTCGGCACCCCGCACGGGCTCGCCGACGACGAGGGCGTCGCCCTGCTCGGCCGCCGGGTGCTGCCGCTGCTGCGCTGA
- the proB gene encoding glutamate 5-kinase has translation MSGTRHEIAQARRLVVKVGSSALTTTGSGLDVSRLDALVDAIADRVSRDTQIVLVSSGAIGAGLAPLKLGKRPRDLETKQAAASVGQLALAHAYAESFGRYSLTVGQVLLTSDDVVRRAHYRNAQRTFSRLLALGAVPVVNENDTVATQEIRFGDNDRLAALVAHLVGADALVLLSDVDGLYDGDPRDGATRRITEVLSESDVEGIAVGMSSSGLGTGGMVSKLAAARTAAGAGIPVLLAAAEDAAHALGEASVGTAFAPADTRLSARRFWLGYAADTSGKLRLDDGAVRAILRRRSLLAAGITGLEGEFEAGDVVDLVDTADMPVARGVVGFDAGELPGLIGRSSHEVPVEFRREVVHADDLVPLRR, from the coding sequence GTGAGCGGCACCCGCCACGAGATCGCACAGGCTCGCCGGCTGGTCGTGAAGGTCGGCTCGTCCGCGCTGACCACCACGGGCAGCGGGCTCGACGTGTCCCGGCTGGACGCGCTGGTCGACGCGATCGCCGACCGGGTGTCGCGGGACACGCAGATCGTGCTCGTTTCGTCGGGAGCGATCGGCGCCGGCCTCGCGCCGCTGAAGCTGGGGAAGCGTCCGCGCGACCTGGAGACCAAGCAGGCCGCGGCGAGTGTCGGGCAGCTCGCGCTGGCGCACGCGTATGCCGAGTCGTTCGGCCGCTACTCGCTGACCGTCGGCCAGGTGCTGCTGACTTCCGACGATGTCGTCCGCCGTGCGCACTACCGCAACGCGCAACGCACGTTCTCCCGGTTGCTCGCGCTCGGTGCGGTGCCGGTCGTGAACGAGAACGACACCGTTGCCACCCAGGAAATCCGCTTCGGCGACAACGACCGGCTGGCCGCGCTGGTGGCGCATCTGGTCGGTGCCGACGCGCTGGTGCTGTTGTCCGATGTGGACGGTCTGTACGACGGCGACCCGCGCGACGGCGCGACGCGCAGGATCACCGAGGTGCTCAGCGAGTCCGATGTGGAGGGCATCGCGGTCGGCATGTCCTCGTCCGGCCTCGGCACCGGCGGCATGGTCTCGAAGCTGGCTGCCGCGCGCACCGCGGCCGGAGCGGGAATTCCGGTGCTGCTGGCCGCCGCCGAGGACGCCGCGCACGCGCTGGGCGAGGCGAGCGTCGGCACCGCCTTCGCGCCGGCGGACACTCGCTTGTCCGCCCGCCGGTTCTGGCTCGGCTACGCCGCAGACACCTCCGGCAAGCTCCGCCTCGACGACGGCGCGGTGCGGGCGATCCTGCGTCGCCGCTCCCTGCTCGCCGCGGGGATCACCGGGCTGGAGGGCGAGTTCGAGGCGGGCGACGTGGTCGACCTGGTGGACACCGCCGACATGCCGGTGGCGCGCGGGGTGGTCGGGTTCGACGCGGGGGAGCTGCCCGGGTTGATCGGGCGATCCAGCCACGAGGTGCCGGTGGAGTTCCGGCGCGAGGTCGTCCACGCGGACGACCTGGTGCCGTTGCGTCGCTGA
- the obgE gene encoding GTPase ObgE, giving the protein MASRFVDRAVIHLTAGDGGNGCASVHREKFKPLGGPDGGNGGNGGDVTLVVDANVHTLLDFHFRPHARAGNGKLGMGNNRNGAAGEALEMKVPPGTVVFTEDGELVADLTSPGTRFVAAQGGRGGLGNAALASKARKAPGFALLGEPGESRNLVLELRSVADVGLLGFPSAGKSSLISVLSAAKPKIADYPFTTLVPNLGVITAGSSVFTMADVPGLIPGASEGRGLGLDFLRHIERCAVLVHVVDCATLEPGRDPLSDVDALEEELARYTPGLGGKFEERPRVVVLNKIDVPEAAELAEFVRPELEARGLRVFEVSTASRKGLRELTFALAEVVEAYREAQPVLEPEKIVLHPLAVDDSGFTVEPDPEEEGGFIVRGPRPERWIRQTNFANDEAVGYLADRLNRLGVEDALAKKGARPGSPVTIGDIQFEWQPTTPGVVVHLSGRGTDVRLERSDRIGAAERKEARRIRRDGTGEDEDLADDEIGDETPSVDAELDGVWESGEQAERDR; this is encoded by the coding sequence ATGGCGTCCCGGTTCGTGGACCGCGCGGTGATCCACCTGACCGCAGGGGACGGCGGAAACGGCTGTGCCTCCGTCCACCGCGAAAAGTTCAAGCCGCTCGGCGGCCCGGACGGCGGCAACGGCGGCAACGGCGGCGACGTGACCCTGGTGGTCGACGCCAACGTGCACACCCTGCTCGACTTCCACTTCCGCCCGCACGCCCGCGCCGGCAACGGCAAGCTGGGCATGGGCAACAACCGCAACGGCGCCGCCGGCGAGGCGCTGGAGATGAAGGTCCCGCCGGGCACCGTGGTGTTCACCGAGGACGGCGAGCTCGTCGCCGACCTCACCAGCCCGGGCACCCGGTTCGTCGCCGCCCAGGGCGGCCGTGGCGGGCTCGGCAACGCCGCGCTCGCGTCGAAGGCCCGCAAGGCGCCCGGGTTCGCGCTGCTCGGCGAGCCTGGCGAAAGCCGGAACCTGGTGCTGGAACTGCGGTCGGTCGCCGACGTCGGCCTGCTCGGCTTCCCGTCCGCGGGCAAGTCGTCGCTGATCTCCGTGCTGTCCGCGGCGAAGCCGAAGATCGCCGACTACCCGTTCACCACGCTGGTGCCGAACCTCGGCGTGATCACCGCCGGTTCGTCGGTGTTCACCATGGCCGATGTGCCCGGCCTGATCCCGGGCGCGTCCGAGGGCCGCGGCCTCGGGCTGGACTTCCTGCGCCACATCGAGCGCTGCGCCGTGCTGGTGCACGTGGTCGACTGCGCCACCCTGGAGCCGGGCCGCGACCCGCTGTCCGATGTGGACGCGCTGGAGGAGGAACTGGCCCGCTACACGCCGGGGCTGGGCGGCAAGTTCGAAGAGCGCCCGCGCGTGGTGGTGCTGAACAAGATCGACGTCCCGGAGGCGGCCGAGCTCGCCGAGTTCGTCCGGCCGGAACTGGAGGCGCGCGGGCTGCGCGTGTTCGAGGTGTCCACCGCGTCGCGCAAGGGCTTGCGGGAGCTGACCTTCGCGCTGGCGGAGGTCGTCGAGGCGTACCGCGAGGCGCAGCCGGTGCTGGAGCCGGAGAAGATCGTGCTGCACCCGCTCGCGGTCGACGACAGTGGCTTCACGGTCGAGCCGGACCCGGAGGAAGAGGGCGGCTTCATCGTCCGCGGCCCGCGCCCGGAGCGCTGGATCCGGCAGACGAACTTCGCCAACGACGAAGCGGTCGGCTACCTCGCGGACCGGCTCAACCGGCTCGGCGTCGAAGACGCGCTGGCGAAGAAGGGCGCGAGGCCGGGCAGCCCGGTCACCATCGGCGACATCCAGTTCGAATGGCAGCCGACGACGCCGGGCGTCGTCGTGCACCTGTCCGGGCGCGGCACCGACGTGCGGCTGGAGCGTTCCGACCGGATCGGCGCGGCCGAGCGCAAGGAAGCCCGCCGGATCCGCCGCGACGGCACCGGCGAGGACGAGGACTTGGCCGACGACGAGATCGGCGACGAGACCCCGTCCGTCGATGCCGAGCTGGACGGTGTGTGGGAGAGCGGGGAACAGGCGGAGCGCGACCGGTGA
- the rpmA gene encoding 50S ribosomal protein L27: protein MAHKKGASSSRNGRDSNAQRLGVKRFGGQEVNAGEILIRQRGTKFHPGVNVGRGGDDTLFALAAGAVTFGTKRGRKTVNIVPTPVEA from the coding sequence ATGGCTCACAAGAAGGGTGCGTCCAGCTCCCGCAACGGTCGCGATTCGAACGCCCAGCGACTGGGCGTCAAGCGCTTCGGCGGCCAGGAGGTGAACGCCGGCGAGATCCTGATCCGTCAGCGTGGCACCAAGTTCCACCCCGGTGTGAACGTCGGCCGTGGCGGCGACGACACGCTGTTCGCGCTCGCCGCCGGTGCGGTTACGTTCGGCACCAAGCGCGGTCGCAAGACCGTCAACATCGTGCCGACGCCGGTCGAAGCCTGA
- the rplU gene encoding 50S ribosomal protein L21: MSAYAIVKTGGKQYKVAVGDVVEVEKLEGEPGTEHTFPAVLFVDGGEVTTDADALAKVSVTGKVVEQTKGPKIRIHKFKNKTGYHKRQGHRQKLTRVEVTGISK; this comes from the coding sequence GTGTCGGCGTACGCGATCGTCAAGACCGGCGGCAAGCAGTACAAGGTTGCCGTTGGCGACGTCGTTGAGGTCGAGAAGCTCGAGGGCGAGCCGGGCACCGAGCACACCTTCCCCGCCGTGCTGTTCGTGGACGGTGGCGAGGTCACCACGGACGCCGACGCGTTGGCGAAGGTCTCGGTCACCGGCAAGGTCGTCGAGCAGACCAAGGGTCCGAAGATCCGGATCCACAAGTTCAAGAACAAGACTGGCTACCACAAGCGCCAGGGTCACCGGCAGAAGCTGACCCGCGTTGAGGTCACCGGTATCTCCAAGTAG
- a CDS encoding translation initiation factor IF-2 N-terminal domain-containing protein, producing the protein MSNADTPAEQTGGNTAAPTTSRLGELPPRIRVHALAKLLGLSSRDLLGKLADLGESPRSAQSSVTKEVAHRVAVILDAEAAGEQGEAPAGGTAAPVAAGQHGEAAEETSGQPGSVVENAPAAQPAGAEAAEAAGEAAPAAAQHPAETESAPSAETGAAGRPAIGRPFGQAAAQDTAQDTAQVTEAQPESANQTAPAEAEQGVSETGDKPSRGRTRRVRRTVAPAIPAEQQEAEQATPARGPVHVPVFAAPSPVFLPPEPAQPARSKPEPLFGVGEPAAGEAAEEAVAEEAEVRDERPDEEGEDANSRRRRRRGRRGRGRGKGGDEASSENEDETGEEQPAAAKEAEKPEEAETEADTEDEAETEGGSKRRRRRRRRKGGDEDAAETATGDDPPNTVTHVRQAKAAEAERPARDEVRSVRGSTRLEAKRQRRRDGREAGRRRAPILSEAEFLARRESVERTMVVAEKGDSTQIGVLEDGVLVEHFVTSSGTGSIVGNVYLGRVQNVLPSMEAAFIDIGRGRNAVLYAGEVDWDAAGLEGKARKIEQALSTGDSVLVQVTKDPVGHKGARLTTQISLPGRFLVYVPAGGATGISRKLPENERRRLKDILKRIVPEDAGVIIRTASEGVSEEELDRDVQRLQAQWDVIKEKASAGSGKKSGAPTMLYEEPDLLVKVVRDLFTEDFSKLEVQGGKAWDTIHGYVQHVAPDLTDRLRRYTGTGDAFADHRIDEQITKALDRKVWLPSGGYLVIDRTEAMTVIDVNTGKFTGSGGNLEETVTRNNLESAEEIVRQLRLRDIGGIIVIDFIDMVLESNRDLVLRRLTECLGRDRTRHQVAEVTSLGLVQMTRKKIGTGLLEAFSTPCEHCKGRGVVVSTEPQRTGGGGNGNSGNSGNTGANGHSHGGDTKSSRRSRGRGKGEDQHQEHKTEQPAPAPTPEQRESVVSAVQAMANASKKHDHHAPEDAHADAKSETPAEAPAPAPQTAVEQPEPVVEQTPAPAAEAASRPEPEAVSPVAAEAAEEPEVSVPGPAVRSTRRRPRRAASRPAGPPVKASDQS; encoded by the coding sequence ATGTCGAACGCGGACACACCCGCCGAACAGACCGGCGGGAATACCGCCGCACCCACGACCAGCCGCCTGGGCGAGCTGCCGCCGCGCATCCGCGTGCATGCGCTGGCCAAGCTGCTCGGCCTGAGCAGCCGCGACTTGCTCGGCAAGCTCGCCGACCTGGGGGAGAGCCCCCGCAGCGCCCAGTCGAGCGTCACCAAGGAGGTCGCGCACCGCGTGGCCGTCATCCTCGACGCGGAAGCGGCCGGGGAGCAGGGCGAGGCACCTGCGGGCGGAACCGCTGCTCCGGTCGCTGCCGGCCAGCACGGAGAAGCCGCGGAGGAGACTTCCGGCCAGCCGGGCAGCGTCGTCGAGAACGCCCCTGCCGCCCAGCCGGCCGGCGCCGAGGCGGCCGAGGCGGCCGGCGAGGCGGCACCCGCTGCCGCCCAGCACCCCGCTGAGACGGAAAGCGCCCCGTCCGCCGAGACCGGCGCTGCCGGGCGACCGGCGATCGGGCGGCCGTTCGGCCAGGCCGCCGCCCAGGACACTGCCCAGGACACTGCCCAGGTCACTGAGGCGCAGCCGGAATCCGCGAACCAGACCGCTCCGGCCGAAGCCGAGCAGGGCGTCTCCGAGACCGGCGACAAGCCGTCCCGGGGCCGCACCCGCCGCGTCCGCCGGACCGTCGCGCCCGCCATCCCGGCCGAGCAGCAGGAAGCCGAGCAGGCCACTCCGGCCCGCGGCCCGGTGCACGTGCCGGTCTTCGCCGCGCCGTCGCCGGTGTTCCTGCCGCCGGAACCGGCCCAGCCGGCCCGCAGCAAGCCCGAGCCGCTGTTCGGCGTCGGGGAGCCCGCCGCCGGCGAAGCCGCGGAAGAGGCCGTCGCGGAAGAGGCCGAGGTCCGCGACGAGCGTCCGGACGAGGAAGGCGAGGACGCGAACAGCCGTCGCCGGCGCCGTCGTGGCCGCCGCGGCCGCGGGCGCGGCAAGGGCGGAGACGAGGCCTCGTCCGAGAACGAGGACGAGACCGGCGAGGAGCAGCCCGCCGCCGCCAAGGAAGCCGAGAAGCCGGAAGAAGCCGAGACCGAGGCGGACACCGAAGACGAGGCCGAGACCGAGGGCGGCAGCAAGCGCCGCCGCCGTCGCCGCCGTCGCAAGGGCGGGGACGAGGACGCGGCCGAGACCGCGACCGGCGACGACCCGCCGAACACCGTCACCCACGTCCGCCAGGCCAAGGCCGCCGAGGCCGAGCGCCCGGCGCGCGACGAGGTGCGCAGCGTCCGGGGCTCCACCCGGCTCGAAGCCAAGCGCCAGCGCCGCCGCGACGGCCGCGAGGCGGGCCGTCGCCGCGCGCCGATCCTGTCCGAGGCCGAGTTCCTCGCCCGCCGCGAGTCGGTCGAGCGCACCATGGTCGTCGCCGAGAAGGGCGACTCCACGCAGATCGGCGTGCTCGAAGACGGCGTGCTGGTCGAGCACTTCGTGACGTCCTCGGGCACCGGCTCGATCGTCGGCAACGTGTACCTCGGCCGGGTCCAGAACGTGCTGCCCAGCATGGAGGCCGCGTTCATCGACATCGGCCGCGGCCGCAACGCGGTGCTCTACGCCGGCGAGGTCGACTGGGACGCCGCCGGCCTGGAGGGCAAGGCGCGCAAGATCGAGCAGGCGCTCTCGACCGGCGACAGCGTGCTGGTCCAGGTCACCAAGGACCCGGTGGGGCACAAGGGCGCCCGGCTGACCACGCAGATCTCGCTGCCCGGCCGCTTCCTGGTCTACGTGCCCGCGGGCGGGGCCACCGGCATCTCCCGCAAGCTGCCGGAGAACGAGCGCCGCCGGCTCAAGGACATCCTCAAGCGGATCGTCCCGGAGGACGCGGGCGTCATCATCCGCACCGCGTCCGAGGGCGTCAGCGAGGAAGAACTGGACCGGGACGTCCAGCGGCTGCAGGCGCAGTGGGACGTCATCAAGGAGAAGGCGTCGGCCGGGTCCGGGAAGAAGAGCGGCGCCCCGACCATGCTGTACGAGGAGCCGGATCTGCTGGTGAAGGTCGTGCGCGACCTGTTCACCGAGGACTTCTCGAAGCTGGAGGTCCAGGGCGGCAAGGCGTGGGACACCATCCACGGCTACGTGCAGCACGTCGCGCCGGACCTGACCGACCGGCTCAGGCGCTACACCGGCACCGGCGACGCGTTCGCCGACCACCGGATCGACGAGCAGATCACCAAGGCGCTCGACCGCAAGGTCTGGCTGCCCTCGGGCGGCTACCTGGTGATCGACCGCACCGAGGCGATGACCGTCATCGACGTCAACACCGGCAAGTTCACCGGCTCGGGCGGCAACCTCGAAGAGACGGTGACCCGCAACAACCTGGAGTCGGCGGAGGAGATCGTCCGCCAGCTGCGGCTGCGGGACATCGGCGGCATCATCGTGATCGACTTCATCGACATGGTGCTCGAGTCGAACCGCGACCTGGTGCTGCGCCGGCTCACCGAATGCCTCGGCCGCGACCGTACCCGGCACCAGGTGGCCGAGGTCACCTCGCTGGGCCTGGTCCAGATGACCCGCAAGAAGATCGGCACCGGGCTGCTCGAGGCGTTCTCCACGCCGTGCGAGCACTGCAAGGGCCGCGGCGTGGTCGTGTCCACCGAACCGCAGCGCACCGGCGGCGGCGGCAACGGCAACAGCGGCAACAGCGGCAACACTGGCGCCAACGGCCACAGCCACGGCGGCGACACCAAGAGCTCGCGGCGCTCCCGCGGCCGCGGCAAGGGCGAAGACCAGCACCAGGAGCACAAGACCGAACAGCCCGCCCCGGCCCCGACGCCGGAGCAGCGCGAATCGGTGGTGTCCGCGGTGCAGGCGATGGCCAACGCGTCGAAGAAGCACGACCACCACGCTCCGGAGGACGCGCACGCCGACGCCAAGTCGGAAACCCCGGCGGAGGCCCCGGCCCCCGCCCCCCAGACAGCGGTTGAGCAGCCGGAACCGGTGGTCGAGCAGACCCCGGCTCCGGCGGCCGAAGCCGCTTCGCGGCCGGAGCCGGAGGCCGTTTCGCCGGTCGCGGCCGAGGCCGCGGAAGAACCCGAGGTCAGCGTGCCGGGCCCGGCCGTGCGGAGCACCCGGCGCCGTCCGCGCCGTGCCGCTTCGCGTCCGGCAGGGCCGCCGGTGAAGGCTTCGGACCAGAGTTGA